A genome region from Streptomyces antimycoticus includes the following:
- a CDS encoding helix-hairpin-helix domain-containing protein codes for MESDLRQIPGVGKAVEGDLHGMGIHRVEELVGQDPEELYDRLMLEQGAYVDRCMLYVFRCAVYYAEGGREPEKLRWWNWKDSKTP; via the coding sequence ATGGAGAGCGACCTGAGGCAGATCCCCGGCGTCGGCAAGGCCGTCGAGGGCGACCTGCACGGCATGGGCATCCACCGCGTCGAGGAACTCGTCGGTCAGGACCCCGAGGAACTGTACGACCGGCTGATGCTCGAACAAGGGGCGTATGTGGACCGCTGCATGCTCTACGTCTTCCGGTGCGCCGTGTACTACGCCGAGGGCGGCAGGGAGCCGGAAAAGCTGCGTTGGTGGAACTGGAAGGACTCGAAGACACCATGA
- a CDS encoding class I SAM-dependent methyltransferase — translation MTVISAVPTLPVGALFSQTRREFASWYSRLWGPLGALATGVSRPRVGERVLDACCGSGASALPAARAVGATGHVDAVDMAGALLDQGRAEADRQGLAHLRFHRGDVTAWRADAPYDLVQCCYGVFFFPDMEAGTRHLVDLLRPGGRIALSTWVGGGMDSMVRRAREAASAVRPLPAPPAAPDPRTRVDSADGLAAWLRSLGLVDVAVHRVDYRVPLLGDDAWMFLLGAAPRRFVLGMDEQQLGRVRDRLHADMAAAGHSHLDASSLIAVGVRPQ, via the coding sequence ATGACCGTCATATCCGCCGTGCCCACCCTCCCGGTGGGCGCGCTGTTCAGCCAGACCCGCCGCGAGTTCGCCTCCTGGTATTCGCGGCTGTGGGGGCCGCTGGGGGCGCTCGCCACGGGCGTCTCCCGGCCCCGCGTGGGGGAGAGGGTCCTGGACGCCTGCTGCGGCTCCGGCGCGTCGGCCCTCCCCGCCGCCCGCGCCGTCGGTGCCACGGGCCATGTCGACGCCGTCGACATGGCCGGCGCCCTGCTGGACCAGGGCCGGGCCGAGGCGGACCGGCAAGGTCTCGCCCATCTGCGGTTCCACCGCGGCGACGTCACCGCATGGCGCGCGGACGCGCCCTACGACCTCGTCCAGTGCTGCTACGGCGTGTTCTTCTTCCCCGACATGGAAGCCGGCACCCGCCACCTGGTGGACCTGCTGCGCCCCGGCGGCCGGATAGCCCTGAGCACCTGGGTCGGCGGCGGGATGGACAGCATGGTCCGCCGCGCACGCGAGGCCGCCTCCGCGGTCCGCCCGCTGCCCGCACCGCCGGCCGCCCCCGACCCGCGCACCCGAGTGGACTCGGCCGACGGGCTCGCCGCCTGGCTGCGCTCCCTCGGGCTCGTGGACGTCGCGGTGCACCGGGTCGACTACCGCGTTCCCCTGCTCGGCGACGACGCCTGGATGTTCCTGCTCGGCGCGGCGCCGCGCCGCTTTGTGCTCGGTATGGACGAACAACAGCTCGGCCGCGTCCGGGACCGGCTGCACGCCGACATGGCGGCCGCCGGCCACTCCCACCTGGACGCCAGCAGCCTCATCGCCGTCGGCGTCCGGCCGCAATAG
- a CDS encoding MmcQ/YjbR family DNA-binding protein, which yields MKPDDVTAHCLALPGAAEDFPFGDSPAVYRVGGKIFALLSEGAVPPRVSVKLPPDEVLAMRAQHPDTVLPGYHLNKRHWVTVLLSGGLEAEEVRELLGQSYEIVVASLPRRLRPA from the coding sequence GTGAAACCGGACGACGTCACCGCGCACTGCCTCGCCCTGCCCGGCGCGGCCGAGGACTTCCCCTTCGGCGATTCGCCGGCCGTCTACCGCGTCGGCGGCAAGATCTTCGCCCTTCTCAGCGAGGGCGCCGTACCGCCTCGTGTCAGCGTGAAGCTGCCGCCCGACGAGGTCCTCGCGATGCGCGCCCAGCACCCCGACACCGTGCTGCCCGGCTACCACCTCAACAAGCGGCACTGGGTCACCGTGCTGCTGAGCGGCGGCCTCGAAGCTGAAGAGGTGCGCGAACTGCTCGGGCAGTCCTACGAGATCGTGGTGGCGTCGCTGCCCCGCCGGCTGCGCCCCGCCTGA
- a CDS encoding class I SAM-dependent methyltransferase yields the protein MTDVEHRNPRLLPHESAQEKEVRERLTKLLTETPIPPVYLIDNLPVYLRRHQLADLLTMDALYRMLPEIPGVIMEFGVLHGRHLATLAALRGLYEPYNSYRRIIGFDTFTGFPELSEIDQVSPSAAVGRFAVPDNEVDHLREVLAAHEAGDPIPHVQRTFVVQGDVRETVPRYLAENPETVIGMAFFDLDLYEPTREVLQAIRPHLAKGSIVAFDELGHPRWPGVTAAIRETLGLDHMTLRQLPFREQPVIYLKWGE from the coding sequence ATGACCGATGTCGAGCACAGGAACCCGCGGCTCCTGCCACACGAGTCGGCGCAGGAGAAGGAGGTGCGGGAGCGGCTCACGAAACTGCTGACCGAGACGCCCATTCCGCCCGTATATCTGATCGACAACCTTCCGGTGTATCTCCGCCGCCATCAGCTCGCGGATCTGCTGACGATGGACGCGCTGTACCGGATGCTCCCCGAGATCCCCGGCGTGATCATGGAGTTCGGGGTGCTGCACGGACGCCATCTGGCCACCCTCGCCGCGCTGCGCGGCCTGTACGAGCCGTACAACTCCTACCGCCGGATCATCGGTTTCGACACCTTCACCGGATTTCCCGAGCTCTCCGAGATCGACCAGGTGAGCCCGAGTGCGGCGGTCGGCAGGTTCGCCGTCCCCGACAACGAGGTGGACCATCTGCGTGAGGTGCTCGCCGCGCATGAGGCGGGCGACCCCATTCCGCATGTCCAGCGGACCTTCGTGGTCCAAGGAGACGTCCGGGAAACGGTCCCGCGCTATCTGGCGGAGAATCCGGAGACGGTCATCGGAATGGCCTTCTTCGATCTCGACCTGTACGAGCCGACGCGTGAGGTGCTCCAGGCGATCCGCCCCCATCTCGCCAAGGGCAGCATCGTGGCCTTCGACGAGCTCGGGCATCCCCGGTGGCCCGGGGTGACCGCCGCGATCCGCGAGACCCTGGGCCTGGACCATATGACGCTGCGGCAGCTCCCGTTCCGCGAGCAACCGGTGATCTATCTGAAGTGGGGCGAGTGA